Within Marinitoga hydrogenitolerans DSM 16785, the genomic segment CAAAAACGTATGATGGTGAAATTTTTTTTGATTTGGCTTTACCTTTTATATACTCTAAAACTTTTTATAATGAAAAATTGGAATGGTTGATGAATAGAAGAAAGTTATTTAAAGATATATTAACAAAAGAATGGTTTGATTCTTTTATTAGACTAATTTCTTCGAATACTACTTTTGATGTTTCAAATAAAATAGAAAAAATTAATGTACCAACATTATTGATTGCTGCAGAAGAAGATATTCTTACTCCTGTTAAGGATATGGAATATATTAATTCAAAAATCAAAACATCAAATCTTGTTGTTATAAAAAATTCAGGTCATGCTGCATTTTTAGAAAAATTTAAAATATACTGTAATCTAATTAAAGGATTCCTATTATAAAAATCCCCTTATTTAAGGGGATTTTTATAATACAAGTCTATTATTAATTTTATTTCTCCAGATCCTTTATCTAACATTTTTGCAATTTCATTTATACCCATGCCTTTATTATAATATTCAATAATTTTTTCTTTTAATATTTGCTCAGGATTTTTGTTTTTTTCTTTTGATTCACTTTGAATATCTGAAGAATTTGAATTTTTGAAACTATTTTGAAGATGATAATATTCATTCACAAAATGTTTTTCTTCTTTTTTTACGGGCTCTGGAATTTCTACTTTTTCAGAATCAACTGATGAAAAATGTGATCTTTCTCTTTTTGCTCTTTCAACTGTTTTAACTCTTTTTAATTCATCATTTTTCTTTTCTAAATCAGTAAGCATTGAAAATGACTTCATATATGCTTCATCTGCATCCCTAATTAATTGATCAAGTATTTCTATTTTATTATCTAATGCACGCAATCTAGAAGAGGTTATTTTTTGAAACCTTGCCAACAACGTATTCGATTGATCTTCTATAGAAGAATCAATTGTTATTGAAAAATTATTAAATTTTTTCCATAAGGAAATCAAAAGAGATAAATTAATTAAAGAAACGACAGA encodes:
- a CDS encoding DUF6115 domain-containing protein, translating into MVTFIIFIWLIILSVVSLINLSLLISLWKKFNNFSITIDSSIEDQSNTLLARFQKITSSRLRALDNKIEILDQLIRDADEAYMKSFSMLTDLEKKNDELKRVKTVERAKRERSHFSSVDSEKVEIPEPVKKEEKHFVNEYYHLQNSFKNSNSSDIQSESKEKNKNPEQILKEKIIEYYNKGMGINEIAKMLDKGSGEIKLIIDLYYKNPLK